Proteins encoded by one window of Culicoides brevitarsis isolate CSIRO-B50_1 chromosome 2, AGI_CSIRO_Cbre_v1, whole genome shotgun sequence:
- the LOC134831251 gene encoding zinc finger protein 234-like, whose amino-acid sequence MTQELNVVINVAENKPLHTQLATKDELHELHIESEKLVLDKNNLNLIASCANCSHNIQLNIYWHSSDVKTRDMGFEMQICATDLKEDFIKVNPAWDEPCVLIKEEPETESEDSDNDRSRRKRRKIRSSSSEESSESSKSASPPPVKVRKKRKTKEYRPKMRKEDLPEMVLYPGMTYLLPAGLDLPSLKDIRAPYFHAAAQKDGSTVYIEKKRQKKWPVRVTNYDPRMTRCDICDYEVPSSDRMTAHRRGHMFFKFSDVECRACGIFCGSKPEDKVNHSFFCPGKDCLNGLQCIECDYEAPEYKSLRAHMKNKHKGYNPAPETNRDKQVECPMCNTWLADEYALNTHMKSKCRAADEYNASTKAQMDEYLSLLDLPKDAVLPDLFNLKAPHSRMHPQPDGTSIYISKGINHLNVMNFDPRCEKCDLCGRGHLKRKADMVEHRLKDHFFPAHADSRCQGCGRELRSEEDKTNHSHFCGKKKQIRVNYCLKCNLQCNTYSKFAKHLKKFHHGEGLDKKFMCHLCSSTFDYERELQLHVIRHMDPKPFKCDHCDADFKGRLGLETHMIRVHFPQEAKQICNACTPPMLFGSVRPYKSHLNMVHFNSKEKVPCPICNIPIRKTGLQWHITRQHTQHEFKDKYECTVCGKIFVSKFNLEVHSLVHIPEEQRQHRCQFCDRRFNSKQNCVEHERGHTGEKPYKCETCGKAYARKQTLKDHQREHTGQGYDCSVCSRMFTDRGNYRHHMKQHESQMGVKLTFNHEERRLMKLKVITPEQALRGAIQDTN is encoded by the exons ATGACGCAAGAGCTCAACGTGGTCATCAACGTCGCCGAAAATAAGCCCCTGCACACGCAACTTGCGACAAAAGATGAATTACACGAACTGCACATCGAATCGGAGAAACTTGTCTTGGACAAAAACAACTTAAACTTGATTGCTTCGTGTGCCAATTGCTCTCACAACATCCAGTTAAACATTTATTGGCATTCCAGTGACGTCAAAACAAGAGACATGGGCTTCGAGATGCAAATTTGCGCAACAGACCTGAAAGAGGACTTCATAAAAGTCAATCCGGCATGGGATGAGCCATGCGTACTGATAAAAGAAGAACCCGAAACGGAGTCAGAAGACTCGGATAACGATCGAAGTCGgagaaaacgacgaaaaatccGGTCTTCATCGTCAGAGGAGAGTTCGGAAAGTTCAAAATCGGCATCGCCGCCGCCTGTGAAGGTGCGTAAGAAGCGAAAAACGAAGGAATATCGTCCGAAGATGCGAAAGGAAGATTTGCCGGAGATGGTTTTGTATCCGGGAATGACATATTTGTTGCCAGCTGGTCTGGATTTGCCTTCGTTGAAGGATATTAGAGCTCCGTATTTCCATGCGGCGGCCCAAAAAGACGGATCAACCGTTTatatcgagaaaaaaagacagaaaaagtGGCCTGTACGCGTAACGAACTACGATCCTCGTATGACCCGATGTGACATTTGTGATTATGAGGTCCCGAGTTCGGATCGGATGACGGCGCACCGTCGAGGGCACATGTTTTTCAAGTTTAGCGATGTCGAGTGTCGTGCTTGTGGTATATTTTGCGGGTCAAAACCCGAAGACAAGGTGAATCATAGTTTTTTCTGTCCCGGCAAGGATTGTTTGAATGGCTTGCAGTGCATCGAGTGCGACTATGAGGCGCCCGAATACAAATCTTTAAGGGCTCACATGAAAAATAAGCATAAAGGATACAATCCGGCACCCGAAACGAACCGCGATAAGCAAGTTGAGTGTCCGATGTGCAATACCTGGCTAGCTGACGAATATGCCCTCAATACGCACATGAAGTCAAAATGTCGCGCTGCTGACGAGTACAATGCCAGTACAAAGGCGCAAATGGACGAGTATCTTTCGTTGTTGGATTTGCCGAAAGATGCGGTGCTTCCGGATCTTTTTAATCTCAAGGCGCCGCACAGTCGAATGCATCCGCAGCCCGATGGCACGAGTATTTACATCAGCAAGGGAATAAATCACCTGAACGTGATGAATTTCGATCCGAGATGCGAAAAATGCGATTTGTGTGGACGAGGACATTTGAAGAGGAAAGCCGATATGGTTGAACATCGCTTAAAAGATCATTTCTTTCCGGCTCACGCTGATAGTAGATGTCAAGGATGCGGCAGGGAACTCCGAAGTGAAGAAGATAAGACCAATCATTCCCATTTTTGTGGCAAAAAGAAGCAAATTCGCGTGAATTATTGTTTGAAATGCAATTTGCAGTGCAATACGTACTCGAAGTTTGCGAagcatttgaagaaatttcatcaTGGCGAGGGATTGG acaaaaaattcatgtgcCATTTGTGTTCAAGTACCTTCGACTACGAGCGAGAACTGCAACTTCACGTCATTCGTCACATGGATCCGAAACCGTTCAAGTGCGATCACTGCGATGCCGACTTCAAAGGACGTCTTGGGCTCGAAACTCACATGATTCGCGTTCATTTCCCGCAAGAAGCCAAACAAATTTGCAACGCTTGTACGCCCCCGATGCTCTTCGGCAGCGTTAGACCGTACAAAAGTCACTTGAACATGGTGCACTTCAATTCCAAGGAAAAAGTTCCGTGTCCCATTTGCAATATTCCCATCAGAAAAACGGGACTTCAGTGGCATATCACGCGACAACACACGCAACACGAGTTCAAGGACAAGTACGAGTGCACCGTTTGCGGCAAAATTTTCGTCAGCAAGTTCAATTTGGAGGTTCATTCCCTTGTTCACATCCCAGAGGAGCAACGACAACACAGATGTCAGTTTTGCGATAGACGATTCAACTCCAAACAGAATTGCGTCGAGCATGAAAGGGGTCATActg gcgAAAAACCATACAAATGTGAGACCTGTGGAAAAGCTTATGCCCGTAAACAAACTCTCAAAGACCATCAACGAGAACACACAGGTCAGGGTTACGATTGTTCCGTGTGCAGTCGAATGTTTACCGATCGCGG gaattatcGCCATCACATGAaacag caCGAAAGTCAAATGGGCGTCAAACTTACCTTCAATCACGAAGAAAGGCGTTTAATGAAACTGAAAGTCATCACGCCGGAACAAGCGCTGAGAGGAGCGATCCAAGACacgaattaa
- the LOC134830719 gene encoding serine/threonine-protein kinase MARK1, which translates to MLSREVSTLECVHHPFILRLFEVVETLGRVHLVTEWIRGGELYHRITQGGPLPEILAAKLYRQLLLAVKHMHNLGFVHRDIKAENVLLVAEDRIKLADFGFSTQLVNGPWQHLDTFCGSPPYAAPELFSDDHYIGGPVDIWALGVLLYFMVVGNMPFRAPTVPALRSAVLKGDYTLPPQLTLPCNRLIQRMLVHTPSRRPTIDQLIESQWLTSPNLLKELHDYQMALNAPRINRRKSLWFSSRDRSIRRSSSKRDRQNGSCPRPCGPITCSTKRGGSILAENYLHPIEQFRVHNPIEIPTVTTKRGLFSGNLKKKIGPIDAQLESKRNSTTSNSNKSFDAKSTEFLKEPSTNGTATTTTTQSAFSLKTKFEDSDFSDEQKGFVMLPTQSKDVTELDEIEQNARKILNNLGISDELLCQAIPSGPRSDIIGAYRIIVHRLQKQAYIVKQAESMVVEEPIKPKNHRKTCVIL; encoded by the exons ATGTTAAGTAGAGAAGTTAGTACATTAGAATGTGTACATCATCCGTTtattttaag ACTATTCGAAGTGGTTGAGACATTAGGACGAGTTCATTTAGTGACGGAATGGATTCGCGGCGGCGAATTATATCATCGTATCACCCAAGGTGGACCATTACCTGAAATTCTCGCCGCCAAATTGTACAGACAACTACTTTTAGCCGTCAAACATATG caTAATTTAGGTTTTGTACATCGTGATATTAAAGCGGAAAATGTCCTGCTTGTGGCGGAGGATCGCATCAAGTTGGCAGATTTTGGTTTTAGCACGCAACTCGTGAACGGTCCGTGGCAACATTTGGATACTTTTTGCGGATCGCCGCCATATGCTGCCCCCGAGCTATTTAGTGATGACCATTATATTGGGGGTCCCGTCGATATTTGGGCTCTCGGTGTGCTGTTGTACTTTATGGTTGTCGGCAATATGCCATTCCGTGCGCCAACGGTGCCCGCATTACGATCCGCCGTACTGAAGGGCGACTATACGCTTCCACCGCAACTTACACTACCATGCAATCGACTTATACAACGAATGCTTGTTCATAC acCTTCAAGGAGACCCACAATTGATCAACTGATTGAAAGTCAATGGTTGACGTCACCTAATTTGTTGAAAGAGCTTCATg ACTACCAAATGGCTCTCAACGCTCCCCGCATCAATCGTCGCAAGAGTTTGTGGTTTTCGTCTCGCGATCGCAGCATTCGTCGTTCCAGCTCCAAACGAGATCGTCAAAACGGCAGCTGCCCCCGTCCTTGTGGACCCATCACGTGCAGCACTAAACGCGGCGGCAGCATCCTcgctgaaaattatttgcatcCAATCGAGCAATTTCGGGTCCATAATCCGATCGAAATTCCCACGGTGACGACAAAACGCGGACTTTTCAGtggaaatttgaagaaaaaaatcgggcCGATCGATGCGCAGCTGGAAAGTAAGCGAAATAGCACCACAAGTAATAGCAATAAGAGTTTCGATGCCAAATCTACAGAATTTTTGAAGGAACCAAGCACCAATGGAACCgccacgacaacgacgacgcaaAGTGCATTTAGCCTCAAGACCAAATTCGAGGACAGCGATTTCTCGGATGAGCAAAAGGGCTTCGTTATGTTGCCGACACAGTCGAAGGATGTCACGGAACTGGATGAAATCGAGCAAAATGCACGGAAAATCCTCAATAATTTGGGCATTTCGGATGAATTGTTGTGCCAAGCCATACCGAGTGGACCAAGAAGCGATATCATTGGCGCGTATCGCATCATCGTGCATCGCTTGCAAAAACAGGCGTATATCGTAAAACAGGCGGAATCCATGGTTGTCGAAGAGCCAATTAAGCCAAAGAATCACAGGAAAACCTGTGTTATACTCTAA